Proteins from a genomic interval of Trifolium pratense cultivar HEN17-A07 linkage group LG6, ARS_RC_1.1, whole genome shotgun sequence:
- the LOC123893107 gene encoding protein NETWORKED 3A, with product MGKNQRSNWWWLDNSPTNTKRSPWLHSTLSELNEKTNAMLKLIEEDADSFAKRAEMYYKKRPELISMVEDFYRTHRSLAERYDQVKPDTGISPIASRVSPFASAKYQIEKLISFADTGYDTYSENFDVDESMESEVDDPEHEEKPVAKFHSYTKDEQVSSVAVNVEVMKLRDEIKRVSNENKVHKEQLKQKDTICDEVMKLREEIEKLREENEAHKEQLKLKDEEKIDVIKQLSLAIDLLKQDNVMMRSFIAKESTKKWKFPFELNKLGAFSVKLFNGNQRNQPSVELSRCGLHGHQIA from the exons ATGGGGAAGAATCAACGGTCAAATTGGTGGTGGCTTGATAATAGTCCCACTAATACCAAACGATCACCATGGCTTCACTCCACTCTCTCTG AGCTAAATGAGAAGACAAATGCGATGTTAAAGTTAATTGAAGAAGATGCAGATTCCTTTGCAAAACGTGCAGAGATGTATTACAAGAAAAGACCCGAGCTTATTAGCATGGTTGAAGATTTCTATCGGACACATCGCTCGTTAGCCGAGCGGTATGATCAAGTCAAACCAGACACCGGAATCAGCCCCATTGCGTCAAGGGTATCCCCTTTTGCTTCAGCCAAATATCAGATAGAGAAGTTAATAAGTTTTGCAGATACCGGTTACGATACCTATTCTGAGAATTTCGACGTAGACGAGTCTATGGAATCAGAAGTTGATGATCCTGAGCATGAAGAAAAACCGGTGGCCAAATTTCATAGCTACACAAAAGACGAACAAGTTTCATCCGTGGCTGTCAACGTAGAAGTGATGAAGTTGAGAGACGAAATTAAGAGAGTAAGCAACGAGAACAAGGTTCATAAGGAGCAATTGAAGCAGAAAGATACAATTTGTGATGAAGTAATGAAATTGAGGGAAGAAATAGAAAAACTAAGGGAAGAAAATGAGGCACATAAGGAACAACTCAAGCTTAAGGATGAAGAGAAGATAGATGTGATTAAACAATTGAGTTTAGCAATAGATTTGTTGAAGCAAGATAATGTGATGATGAGAAGCTTTATTGCTAAAGAGTCTACTAAGAAATGGAAGTTTCCATTTGAGTTGAACAAACTTGGAGCATTTTCTGTGAAATTGTTTAATGGGAATCAAAGGAATCAGCCTAGTGTTGAACTCTCTAGATGTGGTTTACATGGTCATCAAATAGCTTAG